A window of Aquibium oceanicum genomic DNA:
AAGGGCCGCAAGCTTCCTGCCCACATGCCCGGCGGACCGGACAATCCCCTTGGCGCTCGCGCGCTCTATATCGGCGGGACGCTCTACCGCATCCACGGCACCAACCAGCCTTGGACGATCGGCCATGCGATGTCCTCGGGCTGCATCCGCATGGCCAACGAGGACGTCATTCACCTCTACGAACAGGTCGGCGTCGGCACGAAGGTGGTGGTGCTCCGCTGAGCGGATCCCGAGGAAGGACGCAACGACATGGCGAGGAAGAGCCTGCAGGCGATGCTCGACGACGCGAATGCCGAGGTCGAGGCATGGTCGCCGCAAACCGCGTCCGAAAGGCTTCGACGCGAGGACACATTGCTCGTCGACCTGCGCGACCCGCGGGAACTCGAGCGCGAGGGCAAGATCGCAGGGGCATTCCACTGTCCGCGCGGCATGCTGGAATTCTGGATCGATCCCGACAGCCCCTACCACAAGGACGTCTTCTCCTCGGACAAACAGTTCGTCTTCTTCTGCGCCGGCGGCCTGCGTTCCGCGCTTGCGGCCAAGACGGCGCAGGACCTGGGGCTCGAACGGGTGAGCCACATCGAAGGCGGCTTCGGCGCCTGGAAGGAAGCGGGCCTGCCGCACGAGCCGGGCAAACCCAGGAGCTAGACAGAAACCGAGCGTTCAGTGAGCGAGCGTGGCGTGCTGCCCGCCCGCGACGAAGGATGTGAGTTCGGCGAGCACGCCCGGTCCGGCGACGATGCGGCGGTGGCCGAGGCCCGGCGCCCAGACGAGCCGGACATGGCGACCGGCGCTGGCATAGGCCTTCGCATTTTCGGCCGGCACTTCCTTGTCGTCCGGCGCGTGAATGACCAGCGTCGGGATATCCACCCGCGCCAGTTGGTTCGCGCCGACGAAATCATCCAGCGGACGGCCGGACAGCCGCTCGATATGGCCCACCAGAGCGGTTTGCGTCCGCGTGCCGAGGTTCATCATACGGCCGAAATCTGCGAAATAGGCCGGCATGGAGTTGGGCGCGGAGATGAGCACGAGGCGTTCGGCCGCGACCGCCGGGATGCCACGGATCGAGCCGACGATCGCATTCACCGCCACGGCGCCGCCGAAGGAATGTCCGACGACCGCGTCGAAGGGTCCGAACCACTCGGCCGCCTTGGCGGCGGCCTCGACGGCATTGGCCATGTTGAGCCGCCGGCCGGACGATTTTCCGTGGCCGGGAAGGTCGATGGCAATGACACGGGCGCCCGACCGGCGCAACGCATCGATCAGCGCGGCCATGTGGTCGGTGCGCGAATGCCAACCATGGATGACGAGAACGGTGCGGCGGCGATCCGTCCCCTGGGGAGGCCGGAAGTCATGCGCCACGATGCAGCTGGAACCGGTGGTCAGGCGGTGCTGCCGGGCCTCTGCCATGAAGGGCGCCGCCTGGTCGAGCGCGCGCCGTTCCTTCTCCGGCACACGGTCAGGATGGGGGGTGCGGCAGAACAGCTCGAAGGCGGCTCTTCCCGCGATCCCGGGGGCGATGTGGTCTGCTACTCGAAACGCGGAACGGATGACAGTCAACGGAAATGATGCCATGGTGG
This region includes:
- a CDS encoding rhodanese-like domain-containing protein, whose protein sequence is MARKSLQAMLDDANAEVEAWSPQTASERLRREDTLLVDLRDPRELEREGKIAGAFHCPRGMLEFWIDPDSPYHKDVFSSDKQFVFFCAGGLRSALAAKTAQDLGLERVSHIEGGFGAWKEAGLPHEPGKPRS
- a CDS encoding alpha/beta hydrolase, whose translation is MASFPLTVIRSAFRVADHIAPGIAGRAAFELFCRTPHPDRVPEKERRALDQAAPFMAEARQHRLTTGSSCIVAHDFRPPQGTDRRRTVLVIHGWHSRTDHMAALIDALRRSGARVIAIDLPGHGKSSGRRLNMANAVEAAAKAAEWFGPFDAVVGHSFGGAVAVNAIVGSIRGIPAVAAERLVLISAPNSMPAYFADFGRMMNLGTRTQTALVGHIERLSGRPLDDFVGANQLARVDIPTLVIHAPDDKEVPAENAKAYASAGRHVRLVWAPGLGHRRIVAGPGVLAELTSFVAGGQHATLAH